In the genome of Juglans microcarpa x Juglans regia isolate MS1-56 chromosome 6S, Jm3101_v1.0, whole genome shotgun sequence, the window TCTCGCCTCCTTTCGATTTTCTCCTCGGGAGGGTGTTCGATTTGTAATTTCGTGCACCCCCTGATCTctccccttctctccctctctctccccgtgcaaTGGCGTCGGATGGGTTCTCTGACAAGAATGCTGTCTTCAGAAAACTGAAAGCTAAGTCAGAAAATAAGGTCTGTGTTTATGTTTCTCGGTTTCCTTCTTACATTCTatttttgggtttctttttgTTGGATCTGATTCAGATCCCGAAATTCTGAAatgggttttgattttttattctctcttttggGTTTTATTTGTGAATTCAGATGTGTTTCGATTGTAATGCAAAGAACCCTACTTGGGCGTCGGTGACTTTCGGGATCTTCCTCTGCATCGATTGCTCTGCCGTGCATCGCAGCCTCGGCGTCCACATTAGCTTCGTCAGGTATCAATTTCAACTTggttttctatatatttttggaGATCTGTTCTGTTGTTGGTGTTCGAATAGTTGATTTGGGTCGTAGTGTTAAGCTTTCTAATTTGATTCAGCTGTGAATTAGTATacattttgtttgttatttgtgTAATTATATATGACTACGCTCGAGAAGTTATAGGCAGTGACTTTTATTCTCTCGTTATATAATGAAGTGGGCACCTTTCCGTTCATTGGATTAGCGAAAttcatttcttaattttctattaaatagCAAGAAAGAAAGATTTATGGTGATGACTCAGTGTCCGACATGCCCCTTTATCTTTTATATGCATTGGTGTGGCTAATTCTGTCAATTGATTCAGAAAACTGTGTGCACTGTCATTAATTCTATCTAAAAAGCTTCATGCTCTTGGATCCGATTTGGTGATTACTTGGTCATTGGGCAAACTTATATGCAAAGATGTGGAAGCAAAGTTGGATCTAGAATTCAAAGGTTTATGCTCTGCTTTAGGGGGTGTAATTTAATTGAGGAAATGTTGATGGAGTTAGGATTGAACAGATGGCATATGCTGGTTTCCCCTTTTTATGAAACTTAATGATGAAAAGAAAGGAACTGGGATAATTTACTTGGTGGTTATTGTTACATCTTTTACATGTACACTTCGTGACCGCTTCTCATGCTGTGTGGTCAGTTGGTCTTTTCTTTACCATGGGTGAAATGGAATGCATGTCAAAGTTGAGAGTCATCAACTGTGCATATTACTTCTTGTTTACAATTTTTCTGGGTggcatctttattttttagcaaAATTGTAAATTTAGTAAGAtacaatcaaattttttttctttcatataggTCTACAAACTTAGACTCGTGGACTCCTGAACAGCTGAAAATGATGAGCTTTGGGGGAAACAACCGTGCACAGGTTTTCTTTAAGCAGCATGGATGGACTGATGGTGGCAAAATTGAGGCTAAGTATACATCAAGAGCTGCTGACTTATATAGGCAGATACTCTCAAAAGAAGTTGCTAAAAGTACGGCAGAAGAGACAGGTTTAATATCATCGACTGTTTCTTCTCAGTCAGCACAAGCTGAAAATGGACTCCCTGATGTCAAGACAATTGAAGGTCCAAAAGCAAACTCTTTGGAAAGGCAAGAAGTACCTGATACCTCTGCTTCACTTAAAGCCCCTCATGCAGTTGTTACCAACGCTGTTAAGAAGCCACTTGGTGCAAAGAAAATTGGAAAGACAGGGGGACTTGGTGCTAGAAAGCTTACTACTAAGGtggattaatttattgttgcTATTTTATGAACAACTTTAAAAGTATTTCGTGGTCTACTATCTGCTGGTCGCTTATCCTGGGTTTATTAAAGTGCCTTATCTTACAAAATAATCTCTTCCAAATGCAGCCAAGTGAAAATCTCTACGACCAGAAGCCTGAGGAACCAGTTATTCCAGTTTCCTCAACAAAGAGCTCTCCTACAGCTGGCTTATCTCTTGCAAAGCGCTTTGAATATGTAGACAATGTCCAGTCTGCCGAGAATAGCTCTAGTGGGCCACATATGATCAGCCATGTAGTCCCACCAAAGTCATCAAGCTTCTTTGCAGATTTCGGAATGGACAGTGGTTTTCCAAGGAAAGCTGGCTCAAATTCCTCAAAAGTGCAAGTATGCTTTATGATTAGCAAAATATGTGTGCAATTATTGGAACTCTTTTTTATGATTAGCATGACATGACTTATATTGTGCAGACAATGCTCATCTCCTTGACATCTTCTTAATATCATAGGATGTGAAAATAAAACAACTAGAAAATGCAGAGGTCAAAGAAGGGTTTCTACTCCTATCCTTTTCTGGGTTATGATGCAAAGACTCAGAAAGTTCAACCCACCTCCCCTAAACACATTGATATAGGCACAcatcttttttttgataagttgataTAGGCACACATCTACATCACTTTGTTGGCTCTTCTACCAAActtatcattaaaattaaatttttctattattaaatGTGGCTTAGTTTTTTCTACTATCTGCTTAGAAATCATTagaaattttctttacaaagaAGCCATATGCAAGATCACTATGCAACAAGCCAATACCACCGCCCACTCAATCTTGAAGAGGTGGAAAATTGCACACTATGCTCCTTAATTTTGTGGAGTCCAAATGGATAGATTCATTGACCACTAGGGATTCAATGGTGTTATTCCTCTGGTTTGAATTAGCCAACCATTGGAAAAATTTACTAATCCCGTCCCACTTTCTCAACTAAAGTGCTTTCGATTTGTCTCCAACTTACCTCTTCCATAAAACAGTCCTCTCCTACCCGTCATGGTGCAGTCTAGTTGTCAAAGGGTGGGTGGGCTTGGGATGAGGTTTAAATTCTGACATCCTTGGTTTGATTTCTCACTAGGAGTTTCCATAGATTATCAAATAAATGGGTATCTAAGTTTTACTCTGTAGGGGTGAGCCTGAAGGGCACCTGCCTTGAAGAGGCTCCAAGACAAAAAAGCAAACTAAAAaaccaagaagaagaaataatggTCCTCTCCAAGTTGTTTACAATGTACTGCTTTCATGACATGTCGACACCAATCCACGAGTTAAATCTACACTTAAAGCAGAACACTTTTTTTGGCATGTTTGGTTTCTCATTGGTGCCATGACtagaagttttgaattttcaagATCCATATACAATGTTGAGGTGTTTTAAGTCAATATTGGGAATTCAAGAATAATACTTTTGAGTTCTCATTTAGTATCCTTAAAAGAACTTTTTTTGGTAGATATATTCATTATTgggtgtgataccccatatgataaggataatagtaggtggtgtatgagatcccacattacttgggaatgataagttcttgctctttataaggtttcaatggggctccaattgtatcattgactagtccttttagagtataggccatgtggcttaggcccttccattggagcgttacaaatggtatcagaactTATcctaaccagaaatgtgggacttgagctgtGCCACCTATGATGGACTGACCCAACGAGGACATCGGGAATTTAAGgagggtagattgtgataccccatatgataaggataagagtatgtggtatatgagatcctacattgcttgggaaggaaaaatTCTTGATTCCAATGGGGTTCCacttgtatcattgactagttcttttggagtataggccatgcgACTTAagccttccattggggtgttacaaatggtatcagagcctatcctaACCAGAAAAGTGGGatttgagccgtgccacctatgaTGGACTGCCCAACGAGGACTTTGGGAATTTAAgtggggtagattgtgataccccatataataaggataagagtaggtggtgtatgagatcccacattgcttggaaatgagaagttcttgccttttataaggttccaatgggactctagttgtatcattgactagtctttttagaaTATAGGCCATGTGGCTTAGGttttccattggggcgttacattggGTCAATTGTAGTTCCTTCATTTGTCTACAGCATGCTCTTGTCATTATCCTTCTAGACACATACCCATGTCATGTCTTGCAGATCATAATATGTTTTGTTTCAGTCTACTGTTTTAAACTGTGGGTTTCTTTGTGTGGGGTTCTTCACTTAAACTACCATTGCTATCAGATTCAGGAAACTGATGAAGCAAGGAAGAAATTCTCGAATGCAAAATCTATTTCGTCGGCACAATTCTTTGGTGATCAGAGCAACCCTACTGATATAGGTGCTCAAGTATCTTTGCAGAAGTTCTCAGTATGTATCCTCAACTAGATGTACTGATAATTATCAACTGAATAGATTCGACaaagttcttttcatattttttttaattcttaatcttgtttttttaatataaaccaTTCTCCTGCACCTTTCTGCATAATGCCGACCTAATCTTGGCCAAAAGGGATATGAAAAATAGTATTGTTTCATAAAGTAAAGCTTATTTCTGAACTTTGATGAAGCTAAATTTTCATGGTTTTATACTTGGAAAATGTTTGATAATAACATGACTTGGGAAATGATAAATTagtgatgagaaaaaaaaagatacattaTCATTTAAATCCATTATGGTGAATCGACTGTGTGAAATTCCCTGATGCGAAGTTATTGATCTAATACTTGAAATTTTATGCATTGAAAATGGATGAAAATTTGTAactatgatttttttgttttcatgaaGTTGCATGTACCTTACTAAGCTATATAGGAATTCCGAcccttgttcatcatttaaatgTTACAGGGTTCAACTGCCATCTCCAGTTCTGATCTTTTTGGTGACAGCACAGATCATTCCTCAATTGATCTTACTAGTGACCTCATCAATCGACTCTCTTTCCAGGTAGGATTTGCAACTCCACTGCTCTTTCAAGTTCACTTATATTATTCTTGACCAGATTGAGAGATTTACCGAAATGTAATTTTCTGTTGTCCTTCTAAATGTAGTTTTTTCCCCTTGGCTTTATTTCTCACCCAGTTAAATTATAGATTGCTGCACTATTTCTGTATTGACGCTGGGTGGCTTTTCCCCATTCTTTTTCAGGCACAACAGGATATTTCCAGCCTGAAAAATATTGCCGGAGAGACTGGGAAGAAACTCAGTTCATTGGCGTCCACTTTAATTACAGATCTTCAGGACAGAATCGTATGATGCTAGGTATCGgggaaccaaaaagaaaaaagaagagagagtttGTCAAATTACCTGCTAAATAGTGGATATAAAATGCCTTTcagtataaatttatttgaaaagacaaaaacaacatttttaGAACTCTTCAGGCTTGGGACAGGCTGGTGTTCTGTAGTGCATGTATTTTGAGACTCATTATATTTGtcagtttctatttttttgatCTTGTAAGTTCATAAACTCAGTTAACTCTCCTGCTCTCTGTATCAAGTATTTTAGGGACCTACTGTCAAAATTTCATCAAACCATTTTCTGGTCGAGGCTTGATTAAATATCAATGTTTTATTTAACTAGTTGGAAAAGTTGTCACAATTTTGCAATCTCACAGAGGCCCTGATTGAATagtaaaaatgtttcatctcatcttattgaGGGCTGCTACAGATATAAAGAGATCTTACAAAAGGATCTTATACACTGATATGGCACACTGTGAGTGTGCCACTTCTCCCCCTCTCCTCCTTTTTGTTATTTCGTTTTCCTCCCCCTCTCTCGTGCCTCTCCCCTCCCCTtttcccctttccctctctgtctctgtccTCCCCTTGCATGCCATGGTGGGGACCACCTCAGGGCTGGCAGAAGCCGTTGACGGTCCAAGCAGCACCAACTAGTGGGCATAGGAAGGGTGGAGACagagggaaagggggaggaggggaggggagaggCACGGGAGAGggggagaaaaaaaagggggagggggggagaaGTGTGCCAGATCAGTATATGGAATCCTTTTGTGTCTAGtgttttttcatctaatctcatcattataattttttcaaattttcacacaatataataaacaattcaacttttataaatcttaaaataataataatattaaaaaataatattttatttattttttaactttcatctaaaatcattttatctaatctcactatctaaatctcTTCTGAAATTAATAAACCCGACATTTTTGCAATTAATACCGGTTCTgaaatttctataattttctaatCTTGATTGCGGCTATATATGAACTACACACTATTTAATAGGATGACATCGTGAACTTTTGGAAGATCCACCCAAGTAGTTTGGAAGTACAATAATTTGCTGGGAAAGCATCGTTCATGTCAATGCATGTTGATGAACATTCTCGTTTGTATCCATCGCTATTTTGATTTTCCTCTCAAGACAAAGAGGAAGCACCAATTTAAGGAGTACAAAAGTGCTCCACCACGCCCCtccttttctctcttcctttctacGTTGAGCGTTTTGTTAAACCATTTTAGATTGGATGACGCCATTTTAGATTGGATGACGCCAGACTCCGGCTCAGAGTCTAAGACGATCCATCCGATTCTTGAAAATGTAGTCATAGTGATGGATGCGACGAAAGAATTCACCTTTGAGCCTCTAAAATGGGCTATTGAGAATGTTAGTGTACCTGGTTGTGTCGTCACTCTCTTTGGCCTAATGCCATGGTTCCATGCTAGAAGTAAGTTGCATCTTATCTCTGTCTTTCTAAAACTGCTGTTTATGCAGAttataaaaattcaagaaaCGCTGCTCCATGTTAGCGCAACTGATTCTTCTGCATCCTTGCACAACAGCTCACAGCCCTCACCTACTGTCAGAGTACCACAACCGAATGCTCAACAGAATACCTCACAACAGAAAGGCAAAAATCATGTGAGGCCACCTCATCAAGCTACGGAAGAAGACTGTAGAAGCTTCTAGAAATATTCTGTAAATACTATACAAGCACTGAGTGCTATTGTAAGAGTGATATATGCTCTGTAATCCAACTCTGAAATAGTACTCGCCCATTGAGGCATTTCATTTGATAGAGCTTGGCTGTTTCTTAGCACTCCATCATCTCTCCAAAATCTTGTTTAGCTTAAACTTCATCATAATGATAGGAGCTTTTGCTATTTTCGAgtcatgtataaatataatccattaaagttataaaatattcGAAACaccattactttttttttattttttatttttttttatgctagATATATAGTAGTGCTGTGTCAATAATCAAGCTAGATTTCTTTCTAACAGTACTACTAATTTACTTGGGCTTTTTCTAGTAATTTCCCATAAATGGCATAGTGTTTGAGCTTTGCAATTCGATGAATTATCTGGTGCAAACGGGAAAAGTGAGTTGCGAAGTGATGTTGAGTTTCAACAACTTCAAGCAGCCGCTGAGCTTTGCAGAAAATTCAAGGCacgtaaaatttttttctttctcttctaatAATCATTGCTTCTGTTGTTGTTATTGGTATAACTTTTATATACTTTCTCTGAAAATTTAGATTAGTAACAAACTTAGTTAATTTTTATAGCATGTCAATCTATGCAACTGTActgtatttatatataggtCGTGCTGCAAAAAAGGCTTGTAATGGGTTATCCCCATCGACTGACAGTGGTTGAGCAAATCCCGAGCCTCCAAGCGACA includes:
- the LOC121237092 gene encoding probable ADP-ribosylation factor GTPase-activating protein AGD8, giving the protein MASDGFSDKNAVFRKLKAKSENKMCFDCNAKNPTWASVTFGIFLCIDCSAVHRSLGVHISFVRSTNLDSWTPEQLKMMSFGGNNRAQVFFKQHGWTDGGKIEAKYTSRAADLYRQILSKEVAKSTAEETGLISSTVSSQSAQAENGLPDVKTIEGPKANSLERQEVPDTSASLKAPHAVVTNAVKKPLGAKKIGKTGGLGARKLTTKPSENLYDQKPEEPVIPVSSTKSSPTAGLSLAKRFEYVDNVQSAENSSSGPHMISHVVPPKSSSFFADFGMDSGFPRKAGSNSSKVQIQETDEARKKFSNAKSISSAQFFGDQSNPTDIGAQVSLQKFSGSTAISSSDLFGDSTDHSSIDLTSDLINRLSFQAQQDISSLKNIAGETGKKLSSLASTLITDLQDRIV